ACTGGGCCGACACCGGGCTGGGGCCGGTGAACGGGGTGGTATGGTTCCGGAAAGAAATTGAGGTGCCGGCAAGTATGGCCGGGCAGCCAGCCGACCTTAACCTGGGCGCCATCGTGGATTCTGACTCGGCTTTTGTGAACGGACAGTTTGTCGGCACTACGGGTTATCAGTATCCGCCGCGCTGGTACACGGTTCCTGCGGGTGTGCTGAAAGCAGGGAAAAATACACTGGCCATCCGCATCGTCAACGAAAGCGGCAGGGGCGGTTTTGTGCCGGATAAGCCGTATGAGCTGGTGGCCGGCAACAAGAAGATCGACCTGAAGGGGAAGTGGCAGTACAAACTGGGCGCAGCCATGGACCCGCTGAAGAGCCAGACCTTTATCCGCTGGAAACCGCTGGGCCTGTACAACGCCATGATCGCGCCGCTCATCAAGTATAACATCAAAGGCGTGATCTGGTACCAGGGAGAGTCGAACGCCGATACCTGGGAAGAGTATGAAAGCTCGTTCCCGGCCATGATCAAAGACTGGCGCAACAAGTGGGGGCAGGGAGATTTCCCCTTCCTGTATGTGCAGCTCGCAAATTACATGGAAGCGAAATCACAGCCCTCTGAAAGTGACTGGGCCCAACTGCGGGAAGCACAGCGCAAAGCCCTGGCGTTACCTAACTCGGCCATGGCTGTGGCAATAGATGTGGGGGAGTGGAACGATATCCATCCGCTTAACAAAAAGGCTGTTGGCGAAAGGCTGGCGCTGGCGGCGCAGAAAGTGGCTTACGGAGACGAAGTGGTATACTCCGGCCCGATGTATCAGTCGGTAAAGCGAAAAGGCAATAAGCTTATACTTACTTTTGCCAACACAGGCAGCGGCCTGGAGGCAAGAGGAGGCGAGCTGAAGCAATTCGCCATCGCCAGCCCTGACAAAAAGTATGTGTGGGCAAAGGCCAGAATCGAAGGAAATAAAGTTGTCGTCTGGAGCGATACGGTAAGCAAGCCGGTGGCAGTAAGGTACGCGTGGGCCGATAACCCCGAAGGAGCGAACCTCTACAACAAAGAGGGCTTGCCAGCCTCGCCTTTTCAGGCAGAGTTGGAAAAATAAACCAGGTGTGGCAGGAGAGTGGCTTTAAGCAAAGAACAGCCCCATCAGTTCGAAAGTGGCAGCCCTGCTACTGCCAGCACATAAAAGCAAAAGCGCCTGCCACAGTTAAATGGCAGGCGCTTTTGCTATAATCAAGTACAGACTTAGCGTCTCTTCGTCAGAGCGGGGAAGTTCATTTTGTAGTCTGCGTCTACTTCGCCTTTCGATATCTTGGCGAGCTTGTTTTTGATCAGGCGCTTGCGCAGGCCGTTCAGGTAATCAGTGAACAGGATGCCTTCGATGTGGTCGTACTCGTGCTGGATCACGCGGGCGTTCATGCCATCGTACGTGTCTTCGTGTTCGTTCCACTCCTCATCAAAATAACGGATTACGATGCGCTCCGGGCGGTAAACCACCTCGCGCACGCCCGGTATACTTAGGCAGCCTTCTTCAAAGCCCCATTCCTCACCGTCCTCGTCCACAATCTCCGGGTTGATGAACGCCTTCTTCAGGCCTTTGCCTTCGTCTTTTTCGTCCATCATCGGCTCCGAGTCGATCACGAACAAACGAATGCTTTTGCCAATCTGCGGGGCAGCCAGGCCTACGCCGTGCGCATGGTACATGGTGGCAAACATATCGTCCACCAACTCTTTCAGGTTCGGGTAGTCCTGCGGAATATCTTCAGCTACTTCTTTCAGGACGGGGTCGCCGTAGGCAACAATCGGATAAATCATATATAACTTCTGCTTTCTAGATACGACTGTAAAATAATGGCGGCGCTCACGCGGTCTACCGTGCCTTTGTCCTGGCGTGCTTTCTTTTTAAGGCCACCCGCCAACATGGTTTGCTGCGCTATTTTCGAGGTAAAACGCTCATCCACCAAATGCACTTTCACCTCCGGAAACTCCTTCTGCAACTTCCGCTGGAAACCAACCACGTGCTGGGTGTTGTCGGTGGCGTTGCCAGCTAGGTTGCGCGGCATGCCCAGCACAAACGCCTCCACCGGTTCGCGCAGTACATAAGCCTTCAGGTAAGACAACACATCCTGGGCATGAACGGTTTCTAATGGGCTCGCGATTATCTGGAGCGTGTCCGTAACGGCCAGCCCCACCCGCTTTGTCCCATAGTCAATACCCATTATTCTGCCCATAGCGTTCGCTTCTCTACTACAAAGGTAGTAATTTTAGCTTTGAGTTCTTCATCAGGCTTTTAGGCGATTTCAGGCAGAACGCCTGCGGTAACGCGATCTACACCACCTAGGGCTACAGCTTAAACTGCAGCGAGAGGTAGAAGCTGCGTGCATCCGACGGAATAATGCCCGGACCCGGATAGCCCGTGGCGCGGCGGGTAAAATAGCGGTTATCGGTCAGGTTGTTGATGCCTGTCTCCAACGTGAAGCGCCCGTAAGTATAGCTGCCCGAGAGGTCCATCACCCAGTACGCCGGGATAATGCCCACCACCGCAGTTGGCTCAAGTATGGAATTGGCAGGGTCGGTATACTGCTCGGCCGTGTAAGAGTATTGATAGGCCAGTTTAAAGTTATTGCGCTTAAAGGCCAGACCCGCCTTGGCGATCACGGCAGGAGCCAGCTCTACGTTTTTGCCGTCCACATCACTTTCAGAACTCTCATAAGTGGTGTACACATAGGTGATGTTGGAGAAAGCCGAGAGGCTGGTCGGGTGGTCGGCGCCATAGTATAGCTTCAGCAGGTCCGCTTCCACAAAAGTTTCCAGCCCGTAATGGTATGAGTCACCCACGTTGGTGCGCACCCGCTGGATCTGGTAATTGGGTGTTACCTGGTTAATGGAGCTGATCCGGTCTTTGTACGCCAGGTAGAACAGGCTCACATCATAGTTGAGAACGCCGCTGCTGTTGCCCCGCACACCAAGGTCCGAAGTATAGCCGCTCTCATCCTGCAGGTTCTGGTCCACGAGCTGGTTCGGGTTCACCACACGCATGTCGTTGAAGTTGATGGCGCGGTAGTTCTGCGAGAAGTTGCCGTATACTTCCAGCTGCTCGTTGGGTTTGTAACTTAGGCCCAGGCCCAGCAACAGGATGTTTCGTGAGTTGCTGCGGTCCTCCGCCTTTGTCTCGTCCCGAATTACGTTTCCTGCCTGGTCGGCAATCACCTCGCGGTAGCTACCGTCTGCGTTGGTGTTGATCCACTCGTAGCGCGCGCCGGGCGTTACGCTTAGTGTTGGGGTGATGTTGAAGATGTTCTCGGCAAACACGGCCACGTTGCGGCTCAGGTAATCGTAGCTGGACTGGCTCGGCGCACCCGTCTCAGAATAGAAGCGGAAATCCGAATCCGAGCGGGAAGAGCCGTTACCCTGCTTCTGGTCTGTCAGGCCGTGGTAGTAACGGGCGCCCACCAACAGTGTGGAGAAAGAGTCCAGGAAATTGTAGCGGGTAATCAGGCGCGTTTCGTTGCCGAAGTTGTTGAACTGGTCTTGTAGCAGGAGGCGCTCCCGCATCGGGTCTGCCCGGTTGATCTTCTCCAGGTAGCCCAGTGCATCGCGCTGCGCCAACAAACCAAAGTTGCGGATGTTCAGCTTCGTGCGCTCGCTCAGGCGGTAGTCCAGCGTGAGGGCCAGCAGGTTCCACTTTACCTTAAACCAGTTGCGGTTGCGCACCGATTGGCGGGCATCCTGGGCAAAGGCCGCATCCGTGAGGCCACCCGGCTGCTGCGCCAGGTAATCCATAAAGGTATAGTCAAAGCCTATCTCCAGCCGGTCTGTTGGTTTGTAGTGGATAGAGCTGAAGGCGGTGTGGGCATCAAAATTGGAGTTGTCGCGCCAGCCGTCGCCGCGTTTGTACTGGTAAAAACCGTAGTAATGAAACTTGCCTTTGCTGCCGCCCACACTGTTAAAGGAGTTGAACAGGCCCCAGGAGCCCACGGTTTGGCGGGTGGTGAGCTCGAAGGGTTTGTCCTCCGGGCCCTCTTTCATCACAAAATTAATCATGCCGCCAAACTGGGTGCCATACTGCAGCGAGGCCGCGCCGCGCACCACCTCAATTCGGTCAAGGGCCTCAACGGGAGGCGTGTAATAACTTTCCGGATAGCCGAGGGCATCAGCCGAAATATCGTAGCCGTTCTGGCGGGTGTTGAAGTTGGAGGTGCGGTTCGGGCTAAGGCCACGCCCCCCGATGCCGAGCTGCAGACCCGCGCCATCGCTTTCCCAGATGTTGAGACCGGCTACTTTCGCGAATACCTGGCGGCTGTTGTTGGTGGCTTTGTTGGCCGAGATATCTTCGATTACGACCACTTCGCTTTTCTTGCCTTCGTAAATAGCGGTGCCCTCTACTGAGTTCAGGCGCGTAATGCCAAAGGTC
Above is a window of Pontibacter akesuensis DNA encoding:
- a CDS encoding sialate O-acetylesterase, translating into MHTKANLIRFFLMLSFLLPLVAQGQVRLPKLISDGMVLQRDTDLKVWGWASAGEKVSVRFLNKTYQAVADNKGAWEVQLAKLKAGGPHQMVITGKNAITLQDILVGDVWVCSGQSNMELPMRRVKPLYAEEMRTAQNEFIRYFEVPKTYDFNVARQDLEAGSWQKVTPATIPNFGAVGYFFAKDLYAKYKVPIGLINSALGGSPVEAWLSEEALKQFPEHYQEAQLFKDQNYIKKIEGEDQARIQAWYRELFRKDKGYQGRLHWSDPALNTADWAGMEIPGYWADTGLGPVNGVVWFRKEIEVPASMAGQPADLNLGAIVDSDSAFVNGQFVGTTGYQYPPRWYTVPAGVLKAGKNTLAIRIVNESGRGGFVPDKPYELVAGNKKIDLKGKWQYKLGAAMDPLKSQTFIRWKPLGLYNAMIAPLIKYNIKGVIWYQGESNADTWEEYESSFPAMIKDWRNKWGQGDFPFLYVQLANYMEAKSQPSESDWAQLREAQRKALALPNSAMAVAIDVGEWNDIHPLNKKAVGERLALAAQKVAYGDEVVYSGPMYQSVKRKGNKLILTFANTGSGLEARGGELKQFAIASPDKKYVWAKARIEGNKVVVWSDTVSKPVAVRYAWADNPEGANLYNKEGLPASPFQAELEK
- the def gene encoding peptide deformylase — translated: MIYPIVAYGDPVLKEVAEDIPQDYPNLKELVDDMFATMYHAHGVGLAAPQIGKSIRLFVIDSEPMMDEKDEGKGLKKAFINPEIVDEDGEEWGFEEGCLSIPGVREVVYRPERIVIRYFDEEWNEHEDTYDGMNARVIQHEYDHIEGILFTDYLNGLRKRLIKNKLAKISKGEVDADYKMNFPALTKRR
- the ruvX gene encoding Holliday junction resolvase RuvX, producing the protein MGRIMGIDYGTKRVGLAVTDTLQIIASPLETVHAQDVLSYLKAYVLREPVEAFVLGMPRNLAGNATDNTQHVVGFQRKLQKEFPEVKVHLVDERFTSKIAQQTMLAGGLKKKARQDKGTVDRVSAAIILQSYLESRSYI
- a CDS encoding TonB-dependent receptor: MRYTLTTVLFLCSCLAALAQSYSVSGTITNAANGQPVPQAEVLLTNTGNLFQADASGKYSISNLAAGTYTLTAYSVGLGSATQQVIITNSPVILNFILKPLEGKISEVKVKGEREKTFGITRLNSVEGTAIYEGKKSEVVVIEDISANKATNNSRQVFAKVAGLNIWESDGAGLQLGIGGRGLSPNRTSNFNTRQNGYDISADALGYPESYYTPPVEALDRIEVVRGAASLQYGTQFGGMINFVMKEGPEDKPFELTTRQTVGSWGLFNSFNSVGGSKGKFHYYGFYQYKRGDGWRDNSNFDAHTAFSSIHYKPTDRLEIGFDYTFMDYLAQQPGGLTDAAFAQDARQSVRNRNWFKVKWNLLALTLDYRLSERTKLNIRNFGLLAQRDALGYLEKINRADPMRERLLLQDQFNNFGNETRLITRYNFLDSFSTLLVGARYYHGLTDQKQGNGSSRSDSDFRFYSETGAPSQSSYDYLSRNVAVFAENIFNITPTLSVTPGARYEWINTNADGSYREVIADQAGNVIRDETKAEDRSNSRNILLLGLGLSYKPNEQLEVYGNFSQNYRAINFNDMRVVNPNQLVDQNLQDESGYTSDLGVRGNSSGVLNYDVSLFYLAYKDRISSINQVTPNYQIQRVRTNVGDSYHYGLETFVEADLLKLYYGADHPTSLSAFSNITYVYTTYESSESDVDGKNVELAPAVIAKAGLAFKRNNFKLAYQYSYTAEQYTDPANSILEPTAVVGIIPAYWVMDLSGSYTYGRFTLETGINNLTDNRYFTRRATGYPGPGIIPSDARSFYLSLQFKL